Within the Pseudoxanthomonas sp. Root65 genome, the region GTGCTTCATCGCCAACGACGCCGCCCGCCCGCACATCCACAGCCATCGCTACGGCGGGTGAGCGGATGATGCGTGCGCTCGCGATTCTGTTCGTCTTCGTCCTCGCGCTGCCAGGGACGGCACGCGCGGGCGATGCCTGCCAGTCGTTGGAGATGCCGCCGTACAAGGTGGCGGACGCGGCGCGCACGGCCCTGCTCGCCGCACAGCAGCTGGACGAGGTGGATGCGCCGGTCGCGTTGCTCGCGCGCGTCGGCACCGACCTGTCGAAGCAGGGACTGGTCTACAGCCACGCCGGCTTCGCGGTGCGCGACCACGCGCACGGGCGCTGGACGGTCGTGCACCTGCTCAACGAATGCGGCAGCGACCGCTCCGGCCTGTACGCGCAGGGACTGGTGAACTTCTTCGCCGACGACCTGGTGAACCAGGACCTGCGCATCGTCTGGTTCGCGCCCGAGGTCGCCGACCGGCTCGCGCAGCGCCTGCAGCAGATGCCGCGCCACAGCCTGCACCACCCGCGCTACAACCTGATCGCACGCCCCAGCAGCGACGACTACCAGAACTCCACCACGTGGATCGTGGAAGTGATGGCCGCCGCACTCGCCGATCGCGGCATCTACGACCGCCGCAGTGCCTACGCCTTCGCGCGCGGGGACGGCTTCGTGCCGGACACGGTCCACATCGCCTACTCGAAGCGCGTGCTGGGGGGACTGTTCTCGGCCAACACCGATTTCACCGACCACCCGGTCGGTACGCGCCTCTCGGGCGATTACCCGGTGGTCACCGTGCGCTCGATCTTCCGCTGGCTGGAGCGCAGCGGGTATGTGCGGGAGCAGCGGGAATGGCGGGGTGGGGTGCGGCAAGTAGTGATGGGGCCGGCGTGAGGATCCCGAACGCCCAGAACCCCTGACGTTACCGACGCGGGATGAAGTGATGGGCAGGCTTCGAGGCCGGCGGTTTCTGACGCTAGCAGTTGCGCCGCGCCGCAGCCATCGGAATCCAGTTCTCTACCCCTCATCTACATGATGTTTAGCGCCAAAGGAGGATGAATGATCGTTGCAGCACTGTTCGCGATGTCGGTCGCCGCCGGAGATGACACAGCGTTCGAGTTGGCTGGAGCTCGCATAGGACTCGGCTACACGGAGCTCCGGCAGCAGCATCCGCACATGCAATGCACCGTTTCCTGCGTGGACCCCACCGCCAAGATGCTCGGACATCCAGGCAACCTCTGGGCAGGCATCGGTCACGGAGCAGTCAACCAGCTGGCGTTCCGGTTTGTTCCCGCACTCACGGATCGGGAAGCGACGTTTGTGTCCAGCGCATACCAAGCGCTCTACGGAAAACCCGCGCGACGCAACGCGCCTGACGGCTGCGAAGAGTGGGATCGGGCAGGCGGCGCTATCGTGCTGTGCGTCAGGAACGGTCTTTCGCTCACCTACTGGAAAGACGAAAACTGGGGCGTGACCAAGAGCGTCATCCCAGATGCTGCGGAGTGATTCAATGACGCCGCCACCGCTGCTTCGCGGCGCGTCTCAAGTCGGCTTCGTAGGGTGGGCCTCGGCCCACCTTTGATGACAGGATGACGGGCGGTGGGCCAAGGCCCACCCTACGGTCAGGTCGGGATCAAGGTCGAGATGACGTGTTCGAGGTAGGTCTCGAATTCTTCCGAGGTCATGCGCGGCTGCTGCAGTTGCAGCGACAGCTGCAGGAAACCCACGTAGGCCGCATAGGTCAGGCGCGCGCGGTGGGTGGCATCGGTGCGCTGCAGGCCGGCCTGGCGGAACATGGCGACCAGGTACTCCTGGCGGCGCTGGGAGATGCGGTCGATGACCGGCTGCACGGCCGGATGGTCCAGCGCCTTCAGCAGCTCGCTGTAGATGATGTGCGGCTTCACCTCGTGGCCGACCAGCTGGAACAGCGTGCGCAGGCGCTCGCGCGGATCGGCGACCTTCTCCAGGCTGCCGAAGATGTTCTCCTGCTCACCGGCCTCCCAGCGCTCCAGCGCCGCCTGCAGCAGCGCATCGCGCGAGGGGAAGTGCCAGTAGAAGCTGCCCTTTGTGACACCCAGCCGGCGTGCCAGCGGCTCCACCGCGACCGCGGACACCCCCTGCTCGGCGATCAGGTCGAGCGCCGCCTGGGCCCAGTCGTCCGCACTGAGGCGGGCATTGCGGGCGGGCGCAGCGGCGGGTGTTTCCGGACGGGGTGTGCTCATGTGCCGCATTTAACCATACGCCGGGGTGTGTAGCGGTACGTTTGTTGCGACGCACCACAAATAAAGCCGAATCAATCGGTTGCATGTGAAATTCCCATGGCGAACCGATTGACTGCTCTAAATGCGACAACCCATACTAGGCCGTATGGTGATCCCTGCCTCTCCTGCCCTCACGCCCTCCTCCCACGTCACTGACGCCGGATCGGATCGCGTGCTGAACGGACAGGGCGGCATCGCACTGGCGATCCGCCAGTTCGCCTCACCGGGCCCGCTGCAGTCGCATCCTGCACTCATCTACGCGCATGGCTTCGGCCAGACACGCGGTGCCTGGAACCGCACCGGTGAGTTGATGGCCGCGCACGGTTATGCCGGCCTGGCCTACGACGCACGTGGTCATGGCGAGTCGCACCGCAATGCCGCCGACCTTCACTATACGGGCGACCAGTTCGCCGACGACCTGATCGTGGTGGCCGGCGAACAGCCGGAGCCGCCGGTGCTGGTGGGCGCATCGATGGGCGGACTGTTCGGCCTGATCGCCGAGTCGCGCTGGCCCGGCCTGTTCCGCGCAATGGTGCTGGTCGACATCACCCCACGCTGGGAACACGCCGGCCTGCAGCGCATCCTCGCCTTCATGACCGCGTTCCCGGACGGCTTCGACTCGCTCGACCACGCCGCCGACGCCATCGCCGCGTACCAGCCGCAGCGCCGCTCGCGCAAATCCGCCGACGAACTGCGCGAGCTGCTGCGCGAAGGCGCCGATGGACGCTGGCACTGGCACTGGGATCCGCGCCTGG harbors:
- a CDS encoding DUF2145 domain-containing protein encodes the protein MRALAILFVFVLALPGTARAGDACQSLEMPPYKVADAARTALLAAQQLDEVDAPVALLARVGTDLSKQGLVYSHAGFAVRDHAHGRWTVVHLLNECGSDRSGLYAQGLVNFFADDLVNQDLRIVWFAPEVADRLAQRLQQMPRHSLHHPRYNLIARPSSDDYQNSTTWIVEVMAAALADRGIYDRRSAYAFARGDGFVPDTVHIAYSKRVLGGLFSANTDFTDHPVGTRLSGDYPVVTVRSIFRWLERSGYVREQREWRGGVRQVVMGPA
- a CDS encoding TetR/AcrR family transcriptional regulator, with amino-acid sequence MSTPRPETPAAAPARNARLSADDWAQAALDLIAEQGVSAVAVEPLARRLGVTKGSFYWHFPSRDALLQAALERWEAGEQENIFGSLEKVADPRERLRTLFQLVGHEVKPHIIYSELLKALDHPAVQPVIDRISQRRQEYLVAMFRQAGLQRTDATHRARLTYAAYVGFLQLSLQLQQPRMTSEEFETYLEHVISTLIPT
- a CDS encoding alpha/beta hydrolase, whose translation is MALAIRQFASPGPLQSHPALIYAHGFGQTRGAWNRTGELMAAHGYAGLAYDARGHGESHRNAADLHYTGDQFADDLIVVAGEQPEPPVLVGASMGGLFGLIAESRWPGLFRAMVLVDITPRWEHAGLQRILAFMTAFPDGFDSLDHAADAIAAYQPQRRSRKSADELRELLREGADGRWHWHWDPRLVDELARDSAQHQDAIAEAARRVQCPVLLISGGRSDLVSEKTVEEFKTLVPHARHVHLPQATHMVAGDDNDAFTAVVLEYLASLSASPGNAESDVTESVSGATP